GCGTGGTCCGGATTCGACGCACCTACGTCCCGCAGAACGTCCTGTACGGCGTGTTGGGCTCCGGCGAGGCCTTGTAGCGCTCGCAGCCCGGCTGCTCCTCGAACGGCCGCGACAGCACCGCGAGCAGCGCTTCGAAGGGCGCAAGGTCGCCGCGCTCGCCGGCGGCTTCGAGCGCCGCCTCGACATGGAAGTTTCGCGGGATATAGGCGGGATTGATCGCGCGCATCGCGGCCGCGGTGGACGACGGGTCGCGGCCCTCCGCGGCGAGCCGGGCCCGCCAGCGCGCCACCCACGGGTCGAGCGCGGTCGGGTTCACGAACAGCTCGCGCACCCGCTCGATGTCGCCGCCGTCCGCCGCCTCGCTCAGGCCGCGGAAGGTGAGCGTGAAGTCGGCGCGGCTCTCGCCCATGAGGGCCAGCAGGTCGTTGGCGAGCTCGCGGTCGCCCTCGCGCGCCTCGGCGAGCCCGAGCTTGCCGCGAAGCCCGGCATGCCACGCCGCCTCGAAGCGCGTCGGGAAGATGGCCAGCGCCTCGTGCGCCGCGGCGACGGCCTTGTCCTGGTCCTCGTCGAGCAAGGGCAGCAGCGTCTCGGCGAAGCGCGCGAGGTTCCAGTGCATGATGCGCGGCTGGTTGGCGTAGGCGTAGCGGCCGCCATGGTCGATGGAGCTGTAGACGGCGCCCGGATCGTAGCCGTCGATGAAGGCGCAGGGGCCGTAGTCGATCGTCTCGCCGGAGACCGAGGTGTTGTCGGTGTTCATGACGCCGTGCACGAAGCCGACCAGCAGCCAGCGCGCGACGAGATCGGCCTGCCGCTCCGCGACCCCCGAAAGCAGCGCGCGATAGGGGTTCTGCGCGCCGGCCAGGTCGGGATAGTGGCGCGTGATGACATGGTCGGCGAGCAGCTTGACGGCGTCGGTGTCGCCGCGCGCCGCGTGGTACTCGAAGGTGCCGACCCTGATGTGGCTCGCGGCGACGCGCGTCAGCACCGCGCCGGGCAGCCGCCGCTCGCGGTGGATCGTCTCGCCGGTGGCGACGGCGGCGAGCGCCCGCGTCGTCGGGATGCCGAGCGCGGCCATGGCCTCGGAGACGAGATATTCGCGCAGCACCGGCCCAACGGCCGCGCGGCCGTCGCCCATGCGCGAGTAGGGCGTCGGGCCGGAGCCCTTGAGCTGGATGTCGCGGCGTCGCCCGTGCCGGTCCACCACCTCGCCGAGAAGCACCGCGCGCCCGTCCCCGAGCTGCGGGGAG
This Beijerinckiaceae bacterium RH AL1 DNA region includes the following protein-coding sequences:
- a CDS encoding hypothetical protein (ID:RHAL1_02005;~conserved protein of unknown function;~source:Prodigal:2.6), with amino-acid sequence MLIPFDNTYARLPDRFFARLPPTPVAAPGLLKLNRGLAEELGLDADWLASADGVAMLAGVAVPEGAEPIATVYAGHQFGGFSPQLGDGRAVLLGEVVDRHGRRRDIQLKGSGPTPYSRMGDGRAAVGPVLREYLVSEAMAALGIPTTRALAAVATGETIHRERRLPGAVLTRVAASHIRVGTFEYHAARGDTDAVKLLADHVITRHYPDLAGAQNPYRALLSGVAERQADLVARWLLVGFVHGVMNTDNTSVSGETIDYGPCAFIDGYDPGAVYSSIDHGGRYAYANQPRIMHWNLARFAETLLPLLDEDQDKAVAAAHEALAIFPTRFEAAWHAGLRGKLGLAEAREGDRELANDLLALMGESRADFTLTFRGLSEAADGGDIERVRELFVNPTALDPWVARWRARLAAEGRDPSSTAAAMRAINPAYIPRNFHVEAALEAAGERGDLAPFEALLAVLSRPFEEQPGCERYKASPEPNTPYRTFCGT